A genomic region of Runella rosea contains the following coding sequences:
- a CDS encoding DUF4249 domain-containing protein has protein sequence MKTLLSLIAVVVSLVMLDGCVLPFTPPEVTAADRFLVIDGFLNTGGKDSSRITLTYTQLVSNKNSFTPELRAQVIVEGDKGSTFLFTEIGKGLYRLAPRTFNLAENFRIRVKTTGKKEFLSDYTTPKQTPPIDSITYKIAADRSSLQININTHDPLNKTRFYRWKFEETWEYNMPLYSLYEIKNNAIIDRLQNINTCWRTETPSTILLGSTIKLTQDVIRDAPITHIPASAGKLLIKYSIIVKQFGLTQEGYEYWNALAKTTETTGGLFDSQPSQITGNIKCTTNSQELVFGFFSAGVPQEKRIFLSPALGIPQSCQPLDTLSIADAIKAQSFLLTQYWADGARVPEYITGDPGCGDCRTKGGNTTRPSFWP, from the coding sequence ATGAAAACCCTCTTATCTCTTATCGCAGTGGTTGTCAGTCTGGTGATGTTGGACGGCTGCGTTTTGCCATTTACCCCGCCTGAAGTTACGGCGGCCGACCGTTTTTTAGTCATCGATGGATTTCTGAACACAGGCGGTAAAGACAGCAGCCGCATTACGTTGACCTACACGCAGTTGGTGTCCAACAAAAACTCCTTCACGCCCGAGCTACGCGCCCAAGTGATTGTGGAGGGCGACAAAGGCAGCACTTTTCTCTTTACTGAAATTGGCAAAGGGCTTTACAGATTGGCCCCCAGAACTTTTAACCTCGCCGAAAATTTCCGAATCAGGGTTAAAACTACGGGTAAAAAAGAATTCCTTTCTGACTATACAACCCCTAAACAAACGCCGCCGATTGATAGCATTACGTACAAAATAGCCGCCGACCGAAGCTCCCTCCAAATCAACATCAACACCCACGACCCGCTCAACAAAACGCGTTTTTATCGCTGGAAATTTGAAGAAACTTGGGAGTACAACATGCCGCTTTATTCGCTCTATGAAATAAAGAACAATGCCATCATTGACCGCCTTCAAAACATTAACACCTGCTGGCGTACCGAAACCCCTTCCACCATTTTGCTTGGCTCCACCATCAAACTCACCCAAGATGTGATTCGGGATGCGCCTATCACCCACATTCCCGCCTCGGCTGGCAAGTTGCTCATCAAGTATAGCATCATTGTTAAGCAATTCGGATTGACACAGGAAGGCTATGAATATTGGAACGCGCTCGCCAAAACCACCGAAACAACGGGCGGTTTATTTGACTCGCAGCCTTCGCAAATCACCGGAAACATTAAATGCACCACCAACTCACAAGAGCTTGTTTTCGGCTTTTTTAGCGCAGGCGTACCGCAAGAAAAACGTATTTTCTTGTCACCCGCTTTGGGGATACCTCAATCGTGCCAACCACTCGATACCCTGAGTATTGCGGACGCCATCAAAGCCCAAAGTTTTCTACTTACACAATACTGGGCAGATGGTGCCCGGGTTCCTGAGTACATCACCGGTGACCCTGGCTGCGGAGATTGTCGCACCAAGGGCGGAAACACCACCCGTCCAAGTTTTTGGCCATAA
- a CDS encoding TonB-dependent receptor: MKHSLLFTTLLFSLTFSALLAQTKAEKRLTVDLNEARFGQFVKEAEAQTGHYFYYDASQLDSLKITLQVKDQTLVSVLVQVFKDTEFKFSIDDQQRVFVTSGQPLITQLPNDLFNLNTPNKESDQNQYIAPTSEEQDKLLSTAESKLYNIGAQRQRITEGKSTVSGYVRNAVTGEPVIGAAVYIESPSVGVSTDALGLFSLTMPRGKQTLKIKSIGMRDTYRRIVLYGDGKLDIEMQESVTALKEVSITAGRDVNIAGTQMGQVKLNIKTMKQVPTAFGETDLLRTVLTLPGVKAVSESSVGLNVRGGSTDQNLILFNDAVVYNPSHLFGFFSAFNPDVIKEVELYKSTIPSKYGGRLSSVLEINSRDGNKKKFVGSGGIGLLTGRFAIEGPIIKEKSSFILAGRSTYSNWVLKKLENASFSQSTASFYDVNLHVNHEINQKNSLSLMGYLSKDKFRFFGDTAYSYQNQLASLKWKHTFNPKFYSVFTTAYSRYQYDIGSQRVPTAAFDLKFDISQSTAKADFTYFLHRQHTLDFGVNTVYYKLYPGSLRPSHPESLLISDVMESEQAIESAVYLEDRFDVNARLSLSGGIRFSLFNYLGPKTVYTYTPGLPIEKIYSDGSQTYTAGQNIKTYQGPEYRVSARYLVNNSTSVKVSYNTTRQYIHLLTNTMVMSPTDIWKLSDSYIKPQLGSQLAAGVYRNLRGNKLELSVEAYYKNIQNFLDYKGGDSLILNHRVETAVISTTGKAYGIEVMLKKLTGKLNGWVSYTYARSLLRANDRTSSDAPNKGNYYPSNYDKPHDFTLVSNYKFSHRFSLSFNFTYSSGRPYTPPIGKYILEGVPRIYYADRNQFRIPDYYRVDFSMNIEGNHKIKKLAHSSWTFAIFNVLGRKNPSSVYFRSQNGVVKGYMLSIFGQPIPTVTYNFRF, translated from the coding sequence ATGAAACACTCTTTACTCTTTACAACCCTCCTTTTCTCGCTCACATTTTCCGCTTTGTTGGCCCAAACAAAGGCAGAAAAACGTCTAACCGTGGATTTAAACGAGGCGCGCTTTGGCCAATTTGTCAAAGAAGCCGAAGCGCAAACTGGACACTATTTTTACTACGATGCCTCGCAACTCGACAGCCTAAAAATCACCCTGCAAGTCAAAGACCAAACGTTGGTGTCGGTGTTGGTGCAGGTATTTAAAGACACCGAATTTAAGTTTTCAATTGATGACCAACAACGGGTATTTGTGACATCGGGGCAACCACTGATTACGCAACTGCCCAACGACCTGTTTAACCTGAATACGCCCAACAAAGAGTCGGATCAAAATCAATACATAGCGCCAACTTCGGAAGAACAAGACAAGCTACTATCGACCGCCGAGAGTAAACTCTACAATATCGGTGCCCAACGACAACGCATCACTGAAGGAAAATCGACGGTTTCGGGCTACGTCCGAAATGCCGTGACGGGCGAGCCTGTCATCGGCGCGGCAGTCTACATCGAATCACCTTCTGTGGGGGTTTCTACCGACGCACTAGGGTTATTTTCTCTGACCATGCCGCGCGGAAAGCAAACGCTCAAAATCAAAAGCATCGGAATGCGCGATACCTACCGGCGCATCGTGCTGTATGGCGACGGCAAACTCGACATCGAAATGCAAGAAAGCGTGACGGCTCTGAAAGAAGTATCTATCACTGCTGGCCGCGACGTCAACATCGCAGGAACTCAGATGGGGCAGGTGAAGCTCAACATCAAAACCATGAAACAAGTACCTACGGCATTTGGCGAAACCGATTTGCTGCGCACCGTGCTTACCTTGCCAGGCGTAAAAGCGGTCAGCGAAAGCAGCGTAGGGCTCAACGTTCGCGGGGGTTCTACCGACCAAAACCTCATTCTCTTCAATGACGCCGTGGTCTATAATCCTTCGCATTTGTTTGGGTTCTTTTCGGCCTTCAACCCCGACGTGATTAAGGAAGTAGAATTGTACAAAAGCACCATCCCGTCCAAATACGGCGGGCGACTTTCGTCAGTGTTGGAAATCAACAGCCGCGACGGCAACAAGAAAAAATTCGTCGGCTCGGGTGGCATTGGCCTTCTGACTGGGCGTTTTGCCATCGAGGGGCCGATTATAAAGGAAAAAAGTTCGTTCATTCTGGCCGGACGCTCTACGTATTCTAATTGGGTACTCAAAAAACTGGAGAATGCTTCGTTCAGCCAAAGTACGGCTTCTTTTTATGACGTAAATCTTCACGTTAACCACGAAATTAACCAAAAAAACAGCCTTTCGCTGATGGGTTATTTGAGTAAAGATAAGTTCCGCTTTTTTGGTGATACGGCCTATTCCTACCAAAATCAATTGGCTTCGCTGAAATGGAAACATACGTTTAATCCCAAGTTTTACAGCGTTTTTACGACTGCTTACAGCCGCTACCAATACGACATCGGCAGCCAACGGGTGCCCACCGCTGCGTTTGATTTAAAATTTGACATCAGCCAATCCACTGCCAAAGCCGACTTTACTTATTTCTTACACCGTCAGCATACGTTAGATTTTGGGGTCAATACCGTTTATTACAAGCTGTACCCAGGCTCGTTGCGGCCATCACATCCCGAGTCCCTGCTGATTTCTGACGTGATGGAATCCGAGCAAGCCATCGAAAGTGCCGTGTACCTAGAAGACCGATTTGACGTAAATGCCCGACTTTCATTGAGCGGCGGGATTCGTTTTTCATTGTTCAATTACCTTGGCCCCAAAACCGTCTACACCTATACGCCCGGCCTCCCGATTGAAAAGATTTACAGTGACGGCAGCCAAACCTACACCGCAGGCCAAAACATCAAAACCTACCAAGGACCCGAATACCGGGTTTCGGCGCGGTATTTGGTTAACAACAGCACTTCGGTCAAAGTGAGCTATAACACCACGCGTCAGTACATTCATTTGCTTACAAACACGATGGTGATGTCACCGACCGACATCTGGAAATTGAGTGATTCGTACATTAAGCCGCAGCTGGGCAGTCAATTGGCCGCGGGGGTGTACCGTAATTTGCGAGGCAACAAACTGGAACTTTCGGTCGAAGCCTATTACAAAAACATTCAGAATTTTCTGGACTACAAAGGCGGTGACTCGCTTATTCTGAATCATCGTGTTGAAACTGCCGTGATTTCAACCACGGGAAAAGCCTATGGAATTGAAGTGATGCTGAAAAAACTGACGGGCAAACTCAACGGTTGGGTAAGCTACACGTACGCCCGCTCACTGTTGCGCGCCAACGACCGCACCTCTTCCGACGCGCCCAACAAAGGCAATTATTATCCGAGCAACTACGACAAACCGCACGATTTTACCCTAGTCAGCAATTATAAGTTTTCGCACCGGTTCAGTCTCTCTTTCAATTTTACCTACAGCAGCGGCCGACCATATACACCGCCCATCGGCAAATATATTTTGGAAGGCGTACCGCGTATTTACTACGCCGACCGCAACCAATTCAGAATTCCTGATTACTACCGCGTCGATTTCTCGATGAACATTGAAGGAAATCACAAAATCAAAAAGCTGGCACACAGCTCTTGGACCTTTGCCATCTTCAACGTATTAGGCCGTAAAAACCCGTCTTCCGTTTATTTTAGAAGCCAAAACGGCGTCGTAAAAGGCTATATGTTGTCCATTTTCGGGCAACCGATTCCGACCGTTACGTACAATTTTAGATTTTAG
- a CDS encoding amidohydrolase family protein produces the protein MAQKPKETWDVSKPQGPSKEVKFTTNEGTWMNLDVSPDGKEIVFDLLGDLYTLPIGGGEAKLLAGGLPLEIQPRYSPDGKRISFTSDRGGGDNIWTMKRDGSDLKQISNEDFRLLNNAVWTPDGQYLIARKHFTASRSLGAGEMWMYHASGGTAGLQLTKRKNDQQDAGEPCVSPDGRYVYFSEDMSQGPFFQYNKDPNGQIYVVRRFDRQTGALKNIVTGPGGAVRPQISPDGRQLAFVRRVRTKSVLYIHDLKTGEEFPVFDQLNKDQQEAWAIMGLYPNYDWTPDGKDIIIWAKGKLFRVNIATAKATEIPFTVNASLTVQEAVRFPQTVFIPTFQSKMIRHARTSPDEKTLIFHAAGYLYKKSLPNGTPERLTAATDVFEYEPTFSPDGKFLLYTTWNDSLTGSIRKLNLTNNSIETLTTEKGFYQTPSFSPDGSKIVYRKGTGNGYMGYAFGKEPGLYLMPATGGEGTLLRDSGEEPLFNATGDRIFFLEDGQTKSFKSVTLSNTDEQTHFSSQYATKFVPSPDNKWIAFQELFHLYIAAFPATGKAIDLSGNTKAFPVYKVTRDAGDYLHWSNDSQKLHWTIGPDYFTRSVQQSFLFVEGAPEKLPAIDSTGIPIGLMLSTDVPKGMVAFKGGTILTMKENAQGQLEVIKNGTLVVDGNKIVAVGAAGKVKIPAEAKVIDATGKTLMPGIIDAHAHIGTGNEKSAQQQWSYFANLAYGVTTVHDPSSNTEMVFSQSEMVKSGRMIGPRIYSTGTILYGADGDFKAVVNSLDDARSHLRRMKAVGAFSVKSYNQPRRNQRQQIIQAARELGMLVVPEGGSFFNHNMTMIMDGHTTIEHNIPVDPIYKDVVSLWSNSKTGYTPTLIVSFGSVSGEYYWYQKTNVWEQSRLLRFTPRSIVDSRSRRREMLPDDDFGHFGNSQTAKKLTDAGVSVHLGAHGQLQGLGAHWELWMLGQGGITNLQALKQATIGPAKTLGLDKEIGSLEVGKLADLLVLDKNPLENLRNSESIKYVMVNGRLYDAETMTETGNYNRPRQKFFWENNRYNAAFEWHAETRSFGAIRCICQGRQ, from the coding sequence ATGGCCCAAAAACCCAAAGAAACTTGGGATGTTTCCAAACCTCAGGGTCCTTCAAAAGAAGTAAAATTCACTACCAATGAAGGTACATGGATGAACCTCGACGTCAGTCCCGATGGCAAGGAAATCGTCTTTGACCTACTCGGTGACCTCTATACGCTGCCAATCGGGGGCGGTGAAGCCAAACTACTGGCGGGCGGATTGCCGCTGGAGATACAGCCGCGCTACAGCCCCGATGGTAAGCGCATCTCTTTTACAAGCGACCGAGGCGGCGGCGACAATATCTGGACCATGAAACGCGATGGCTCAGACCTGAAACAAATTTCCAACGAAGATTTTCGATTGCTCAACAATGCCGTTTGGACACCCGACGGGCAGTATCTCATTGCGCGTAAGCACTTTACGGCATCACGCTCATTGGGGGCGGGCGAAATGTGGATGTATCACGCCAGCGGTGGTACGGCGGGATTGCAGTTGACCAAACGTAAAAACGACCAACAAGACGCGGGCGAGCCCTGTGTTTCTCCCGACGGTCGCTACGTGTATTTCAGCGAAGACATGAGCCAAGGCCCTTTCTTTCAGTACAACAAAGACCCCAACGGACAAATTTATGTCGTTCGTCGTTTTGACCGCCAAACAGGAGCCTTAAAAAATATTGTGACAGGCCCCGGCGGTGCGGTACGGCCGCAGATTTCGCCCGATGGTAGGCAATTGGCGTTTGTGCGACGTGTGCGCACCAAGTCAGTGTTGTACATTCATGACTTAAAAACAGGCGAAGAATTTCCCGTTTTTGACCAATTGAACAAAGACCAGCAGGAAGCGTGGGCCATCATGGGCCTTTATCCCAACTACGACTGGACCCCCGACGGCAAAGACATCATCATTTGGGCCAAAGGGAAATTATTTCGGGTCAACATAGCCACCGCGAAAGCCACCGAAATTCCGTTTACGGTCAATGCCAGCCTGACGGTACAGGAAGCGGTTCGTTTTCCGCAAACCGTTTTTATACCCACGTTCCAATCTAAAATGATTCGCCACGCCCGAACCTCACCCGACGAAAAAACCTTGATATTCCACGCGGCGGGCTATCTCTACAAAAAATCCCTGCCCAACGGCACACCCGAACGCCTCACTGCCGCCACCGACGTGTTTGAATACGAACCAACGTTTAGCCCCGACGGAAAGTTTTTGCTTTACACCACTTGGAATGATTCGTTGACGGGCAGCATCCGAAAGTTGAATCTGACCAATAACTCCATTGAAACACTGACAACCGAAAAAGGCTTTTACCAAACACCATCGTTCTCGCCCGACGGCTCCAAAATCGTTTATCGAAAAGGAACGGGCAACGGCTACATGGGCTACGCCTTCGGCAAAGAACCCGGATTATACCTCATGCCCGCCACTGGCGGCGAAGGAACCTTGCTCCGCGACAGCGGCGAAGAGCCGCTCTTCAACGCCACTGGCGACCGCATTTTCTTTCTGGAAGACGGGCAAACCAAATCCTTTAAAAGCGTAACCCTGAGCAATACCGACGAGCAAACCCATTTTAGCTCCCAATACGCCACTAAGTTTGTTCCCAGCCCCGATAACAAGTGGATTGCCTTTCAGGAATTATTTCATCTCTACATCGCCGCCTTCCCCGCCACGGGCAAAGCCATAGATTTATCAGGCAATACCAAGGCATTTCCCGTTTATAAAGTCACGCGCGACGCTGGCGATTATTTGCATTGGTCCAACGATAGCCAAAAACTGCACTGGACCATCGGCCCCGATTATTTCACACGCTCCGTACAACAAAGCTTTTTGTTTGTAGAGGGGGCGCCCGAAAAACTGCCCGCTATTGATTCCACGGGCATTCCCATTGGGCTCATGCTTTCGACCGATGTACCCAAAGGCATGGTCGCTTTTAAGGGCGGTACCATTCTGACCATGAAAGAAAACGCCCAAGGGCAGTTGGAAGTAATTAAAAACGGAACACTGGTTGTTGACGGCAACAAAATCGTGGCCGTCGGTGCGGCGGGAAAGGTTAAAATTCCCGCTGAAGCAAAAGTCATTGACGCTACGGGGAAAACACTGATGCCTGGAATCATTGATGCCCACGCGCACATCGGCACAGGCAACGAAAAATCGGCGCAACAGCAGTGGTCGTATTTTGCCAATTTAGCCTACGGCGTCACCACCGTTCACGACCCATCATCCAATACCGAAATGGTCTTTAGTCAATCGGAAATGGTAAAATCGGGGCGGATGATTGGACCACGTATATACTCCACAGGAACTATTTTGTACGGAGCAGACGGCGATTTTAAAGCCGTGGTAAACAGCCTCGACGATGCGCGTTCGCATTTACGTCGGATGAAAGCTGTGGGAGCATTTTCGGTCAAAAGCTATAACCAACCGCGTCGCAATCAACGCCAGCAAATCATTCAGGCCGCCCGCGAACTGGGCATGTTGGTCGTTCCAGAAGGTGGGTCATTCTTCAACCACAACATGACCATGATTATGGACGGTCACACCACCATTGAGCACAATATTCCCGTTGATCCCATTTATAAGGACGTGGTATCTTTGTGGAGCAACAGCAAAACGGGCTACACACCCACGCTGATTGTGAGTTTCGGCAGTGTTTCGGGCGAATATTATTGGTACCAAAAAACCAATGTTTGGGAACAATCTCGACTGTTACGCTTTACTCCCCGCTCCATCGTCGACAGTCGCTCGCGCCGCCGCGAAATGCTGCCCGACGACGATTTTGGCCACTTTGGTAATTCACAAACTGCAAAAAAACTGACCGATGCAGGCGTCAGTGTTCATTTGGGAGCCCACGGACAATTGCAAGGCTTAGGTGCGCATTGGGAACTCTGGATGCTAGGTCAGGGCGGCATAACTAATCTGCAAGCGCTCAAACAAGCCACCATCGGCCCCGCTAAAACCTTGGGCTTGGACAAAGAAATTGGCTCGTTAGAAGTTGGTAAATTAGCTGACTTGCTGGTCCTTGATAAAAATCCATTGGAGAATCTTCGCAACAGTGAAAGCATAAAGTACGTAATGGTAAACGGACGCTTGTACGATGCCGAAACCATGACTGAAACGGGCAATTATAACCGCCCCCGACAGAAGTTTTTTTGGGAAAACAATCGCTACAATGCCGCTTTTGAGTGGCATGCCGAAACCCGCAGTTTCGGGGCTATCCGTTGCATTTGCCAAGGGCGTCAGTGA
- a CDS encoding bile acid:sodium symporter family protein produces MIQLLAKVGINGFFFALLGMIALAYFFPSFGTEQSPLHLPDIAEYGVSVIFFFYGLKLNPEKLKSGLSNWKLHLVIQLTTFVLFPLIILGIGEAFNIDTSSLTWLGIFYLATLPSTVSSSVVMVAIAGGNLPAAIFNASISSIIGIFITPLWMSRLLEKQDADFDISSIILRLCLEVLLPVILGFLMHKKWGKWTERYNSTLRMFDQVIILLIVYTSFCESFANNMFSHQSFTEILALGFWMLLFFAVMFGIMVLVSRWLGFNRPDTITVLFCGSKKSLVQGAVMGKVLFPNPVTLGVALLPLMIYHALQLLAGSMIAQQMGKKGVV; encoded by the coding sequence ATGATTCAGTTATTGGCAAAAGTCGGCATCAACGGATTTTTCTTCGCGTTGCTTGGAATGATAGCATTGGCCTATTTTTTTCCCTCATTCGGCACCGAACAAAGCCCTTTACACTTACCCGACATCGCCGAATATGGCGTCTCTGTTATCTTCTTTTTTTACGGTCTGAAACTCAATCCTGAAAAATTAAAAAGTGGCTTGAGCAATTGGAAACTCCACTTGGTGATTCAATTGACCACTTTTGTATTATTTCCGCTCATTATTCTTGGCATCGGAGAAGCCTTCAACATTGATACTTCTTCGTTGACGTGGTTGGGTATCTTTTATTTGGCGACGCTCCCATCCACCGTTTCTTCTTCGGTGGTGATGGTGGCGATTGCGGGCGGGAACCTACCCGCTGCAATTTTCAACGCCAGTATTTCTAGCATCATCGGCATTTTTATTACACCGCTGTGGATGAGTCGGTTACTGGAAAAACAGGACGCCGATTTTGACATCTCCTCCATCATTTTGCGCCTATGTTTAGAAGTTTTATTACCCGTTATCCTCGGTTTTCTTATGCACAAAAAATGGGGCAAATGGACCGAGCGCTACAACAGCACGTTACGGATGTTTGACCAAGTCATTATTTTGTTGATTGTTTACACTTCTTTTTGCGAATCATTTGCCAACAATATGTTCAGTCATCAATCCTTTACTGAAATTCTGGCGCTAGGCTTTTGGATGTTGTTGTTTTTTGCGGTAATGTTCGGAATCATGGTTTTGGTCAGTCGTTGGCTTGGCTTCAACCGCCCAGATACCATCACGGTGTTGTTTTGCGGCTCTAAAAAATCGTTAGTGCAGGGTGCAGTGATGGGCAAAGTGCTGTTTCCCAACCCCGTCACGCTGGGTGTAGCGTTGCTACCGCTGATGATTTATCATGCACTGCAATTGTTGGCGGGGAGCATGATTGCGCAACAGATGGGTAAAAAAGGAGTAGTTTGA
- a CDS encoding AMP-binding protein codes for MRTTATSNVSELKTVVDYFYQWEKTQPDKVFLRQPFGKKFKDFTWAETGEQVRRLAGYLLSLGLEPQSNIGLVSKNCAEWIIADLAIMMSGHVSVPFYPTLTSDQLNQVLTHSGCQVLFVGKLDNWQGMKKGIPAGVSCISFPTYNPDPEHVQWDDIIAYSKPMTESPRPKLEDLFSIVYTSGTTGNPKGVMLTYKAMASVMHVTQDMMLYHLPETRFFSYLPLCHIAERNVVAVTAVGTGGTVYFAESLDTFAANLAAAQPTHFFAVPRIWTKFQLGILAKMPQKKLDMLLKIPILSGIVKKKIRKGLGLNDAKFILTAAAPMPVSLITWFRRLGIKIQEAYGMTENMGAVCMAPADAPKDGTVGKVYPGVEVKIMPDTGEILTRTEWNMTGYYKEPIMTSETIDEEGWIHTGDVGEIDSEGYIKITGRVKEMYKTSKGEYVAPSQIEFGFADNKLIEQICVVGQSLPQPIALVVLSEIARSVERDAVAQSLAATLSDVNPKLKSYERVQKIVVMREAWTVDNNMLTPTMKTKRNVIEKTYGQMMEPWYEGKENVIWE; via the coding sequence ATGAGAACAACGGCAACTTCTAACGTGTCAGAGTTGAAAACGGTCGTAGATTATTTTTATCAATGGGAAAAGACGCAGCCCGACAAGGTTTTTTTGCGCCAGCCTTTTGGAAAAAAATTCAAAGACTTTACGTGGGCTGAAACGGGAGAGCAGGTAAGGCGATTGGCGGGATACCTTCTTTCGTTGGGTTTAGAGCCACAAAGCAACATCGGGTTGGTTTCCAAGAACTGTGCGGAGTGGATTATTGCCGACCTCGCCATCATGATGTCTGGGCACGTTTCGGTGCCGTTTTATCCCACCCTGACCAGTGATCAGTTAAATCAAGTGTTAACCCACAGTGGTTGTCAGGTGCTTTTTGTTGGAAAACTTGACAATTGGCAAGGGATGAAAAAGGGGATTCCCGCAGGCGTAAGCTGTATTTCTTTTCCAACGTATAATCCTGACCCTGAGCATGTACAGTGGGATGATATCATTGCTTACAGCAAACCGATGACCGAGTCGCCCCGGCCGAAGTTGGAGGATTTGTTCTCCATCGTTTACACTTCTGGTACCACTGGTAATCCCAAAGGAGTAATGCTTACGTACAAAGCGATGGCATCGGTTATGCACGTCACCCAAGACATGATGCTCTATCATTTGCCCGAGACCCGTTTTTTTTCGTATCTGCCGCTATGTCATATTGCCGAGCGGAATGTGGTGGCAGTAACGGCGGTGGGCACGGGAGGAACTGTGTACTTTGCAGAATCATTGGATACTTTTGCGGCTAATCTGGCTGCCGCACAGCCCACACACTTTTTTGCGGTCCCACGCATCTGGACTAAATTCCAATTGGGAATTTTGGCAAAAATGCCCCAGAAAAAGCTGGATATGTTGCTCAAAATCCCTATTCTGAGTGGTATTGTCAAGAAAAAAATTCGTAAGGGTTTGGGACTCAATGACGCGAAATTTATTTTGACGGCAGCTGCTCCGATGCCGGTGTCACTGATTACGTGGTTTCGCCGCTTAGGAATAAAAATTCAGGAAGCGTACGGAATGACCGAAAACATGGGAGCGGTATGTATGGCCCCCGCCGATGCGCCCAAGGATGGAACGGTAGGAAAGGTATATCCAGGAGTGGAAGTAAAAATAATGCCCGATACGGGCGAAATCCTGACGCGCACTGAATGGAACATGACGGGCTATTATAAAGAACCTATCATGACATCTGAAACCATCGACGAAGAAGGGTGGATTCATACGGGTGATGTAGGCGAAATTGATAGTGAAGGTTACATCAAAATTACAGGTCGGGTAAAAGAAATGTACAAAACTTCCAAAGGTGAATACGTGGCACCATCACAGATAGAATTTGGATTTGCCGACAATAAGCTGATTGAACAAATTTGCGTAGTGGGCCAAAGTTTACCGCAGCCCATTGCACTGGTGGTTTTGTCGGAAATAGCCCGGTCCGTTGAACGCGACGCCGTCGCTCAAAGTCTAGCTGCTACACTTTCAGATGTGAACCCCAAACTTAAATCTTACGAGCGCGTACAAAAGATTGTTGTAATGAGAGAAGCTTGGACAGTCGATAACAATATGCTGACGCCCACCATGAAAACCAAACGCAATGTGATTGAAAAAACCTATGGCCAAATGATGGAGCCTTGGTACGAAGGAAAAGAGAATGTCATTTGGGAATAG